In a single window of the Pontibacter russatus genome:
- a CDS encoding IS630 family transposase — translation MTGIKKEDGLVNRQGEGGGAGRRLDAAAQQELRAVLASEQRFWTLGQVTSLLAERLGVRYCPRHLRRVLHGMGMCHYKPQPVDYRRSETAEERLQQRLQATFDALLLQQIPLEAVAIGLADETGTYLQANTARLWSFHKKAKRRVNTEKVKQNTFGFYALQGQSISLEIATSSEQEMLRVLPLIRQANADYQAVVLLWDNLPAHKTGAVERLAGRLQIYLVNSLPYAPDLSPIETIWKQLKYRISQKGWIADKSELEQIIFSEFNLLAGKMNWAASWVQQLLMPALPRNFTISFCNR, via the coding sequence GTGACTGGAATAAAAAAAGAAGACGGGCTTGTAAACAGGCAGGGAGAAGGGGGAGGAGCAGGACGCAGGCTTGATGCCGCTGCACAGCAGGAACTCAGGGCAGTTCTTGCCAGCGAGCAACGGTTCTGGACGCTGGGGCAGGTCACCTCCCTGCTGGCGGAGCGGCTTGGTGTTCGTTATTGCCCGCGGCATCTGCGGAGGGTACTGCACGGGATGGGCATGTGCCACTATAAACCGCAACCGGTGGACTACCGCCGCAGTGAAACAGCTGAAGAGCGGTTACAGCAACGCCTGCAGGCTACCTTTGACGCTTTGCTGCTGCAGCAGATTCCTTTGGAGGCGGTAGCCATAGGACTGGCAGATGAAACAGGCACTTATTTGCAGGCAAACACGGCCAGGTTGTGGTCCTTTCACAAGAAGGCCAAAAGAAGAGTGAACACAGAGAAGGTCAAACAGAACACCTTTGGGTTTTACGCCCTGCAGGGGCAGTCAATATCCCTGGAGATTGCCACTTCCTCTGAGCAAGAAATGCTGCGGGTCCTGCCACTCATCAGGCAGGCTAATGCCGATTACCAGGCAGTCGTTCTGCTGTGGGATAACTTGCCTGCCCATAAAACGGGGGCTGTCGAGCGCCTGGCAGGAAGGCTGCAGATTTACCTGGTCAACAGCCTGCCCTATGCCCCTGATTTGAGCCCGATTGAGACAATATGGAAGCAGCTAAAATACAGGATTAGCCAGAAAGGCTGGATTGCAGACAAGAGTGAACTTGAGCAGATTATCTTCTCTGAATTTAATCTGCTGGCAGGCAAGATGAATTGGGCAGCCAGCTGGGTTCAGCAGTTATTGATGCCTGCTCTTCCGCGAAACTTTACAATCTCTTTCTGCAACAGGTAA
- a CDS encoding AraC family transcriptional regulator, protein MKSKQPLRRGKFESLKTIKFNKTECGVDFLINAINGADVASEYLLSSVHNADYFEVLVFKRGNGQLLLDDKRIDIEDNTILFVSPFQKKKWDVNLPLLDFTILIFQEDFLNEFFTDKLFTYRLLYFYQHDHSLVLIASSQQVQSICNILTEIKSELVQPNMDSAHIIRSLIYYLLQRLNREYALQNNLPFQVDASNHAYAFKKLMESHIKKTQRINDYAELLGVSRITLNAAVKKQFNLTAVELLKQRLLTEIKNELLYSDKSIGEISYGLGYSEPNHLMRFFKNQTGMTTSEFIAAYQKGSN, encoded by the coding sequence ATGAAATCAAAACAGCCTCTTAGAAGAGGGAAATTTGAAAGTTTGAAAACTATCAAGTTCAATAAAACAGAATGCGGGGTTGATTTTCTAATCAATGCCATAAACGGTGCAGACGTGGCAAGCGAATATTTACTTTCGTCTGTTCACAACGCAGACTATTTTGAAGTCTTGGTCTTTAAAAGGGGGAATGGCCAACTTCTTTTAGATGATAAGCGGATTGATATTGAGGACAATACGATACTGTTTGTTTCCCCTTTTCAGAAAAAGAAGTGGGATGTTAACCTGCCCCTTTTAGATTTTACCATCCTGATTTTTCAGGAGGACTTTTTAAATGAGTTCTTCACCGACAAGTTGTTTACTTACCGCCTGCTATATTTCTACCAGCACGACCATTCTCTTGTTCTTATCGCTTCCAGCCAGCAAGTCCAGAGCATTTGTAACATACTGACAGAGATTAAGTCAGAACTGGTTCAGCCTAATATGGATAGCGCCCATATTATTCGCTCGTTGATTTATTATTTATTGCAGCGCCTGAATCGGGAGTATGCGCTTCAAAACAATTTGCCTTTTCAGGTTGATGCTTCCAATCACGCTTATGCCTTTAAGAAACTGATGGAATCACATATCAAAAAGACACAGCGTATAAATGATTATGCAGAACTGCTGGGCGTAAGCCGTATCACACTGAATGCAGCTGTCAAAAAGCAGTTCAATCTGACCGCTGTGGAACTCCTCAAGCAGCGGCTACTGACAGAAATAAAGAACGAGCTGCTCTACTCTGACAAAAGTATCGGCGAAATCTCCTATGGACTGGGTTACTCAGAGCCCAACCACCTCATGCGGTTTTTCAAGAACCAAACCGGCATGACCACTTCCGAATTCATAGCCGCTTATCAAAAAGGTAGCAATTAA
- a CDS encoding ester cyclase has product MNTEDNKELVRQFYDALEKEDYDTVASYCHEDFVFYFQVDSPIKGAEGFVESEKKNFDAFKGFTMRIHELLAENDKVAAYMIFEGPHNSAPVFGVEPKGNHVRFSLFMLLTIKDGKIIEKRAHFDQSDIRAQVAR; this is encoded by the coding sequence ATGAATACGGAAGATAACAAGGAGCTCGTTCGTCAGTTTTATGACGCGTTGGAGAAAGAGGATTACGACACGGTAGCCAGTTATTGTCACGAAGATTTTGTTTTCTACTTTCAGGTTGACAGCCCCATCAAAGGAGCTGAAGGTTTCGTGGAATCTGAGAAAAAGAACTTTGATGCTTTCAAAGGCTTTACGATGCGAATACATGAGCTACTCGCTGAAAACGATAAAGTGGCAGCTTATATGATTTTTGAAGGCCCGCATAACAGCGCTCCTGTTTTTGGTGTAGAGCCTAAAGGCAATCATGTTCGCTTTTCCTTATTTATGTTGCTGACCATAAAGGATGGAAAGATTATAGAAAAGCGTGCTCATTTTGATCAGTCAGATATTCGAGCTCAAGTAGCAAGATAG
- a CDS encoding carboxypeptidase-like regulatory domain-containing protein has protein sequence MTKLLILALVLLLCSFCCAAQTKVERFRTGSPYTYIFRISDKEAKAMYDLSTAVVGPSYFHTPVDSFTTNTYYGKQLPYGHYLYVHSSEADLVYSLQTVAQVAVKLLQVKPALAILVHDSLGNTITDAEVQVNCKKADFDEKTKTYRLRHNPKEGLVTVKWKGVLLYQTFEQEEGYYKRSFISKMTHFAPIYYFWRPFYDAYKSVRWQQPQGWVRRVFAVFDAQYSRSRNAGNYRGYLVTNKPMYQPGDTVKYKAFVVDKNGKPVHGKAQLKLYGYNVPAKKITEVAPYKEGAYEGYFILHDSLKLSLDRQYSISLHKIGKHEEEYLSGSFRYEDYELNENEYTLALEREEHQTGQENRVKVRGTNANGMNLLDTRVELVVTTALVLQSKQPQVFVPDTLWRHRQPLDAVGETNILLPDSIFPKASINYQVQASFLNSSNERTQKSQHARYNHTSGSLKITLLQDSLLVQYLEGSSSKHKEATLTANNADYDAITTEKLTLPSRVPLNPYASGYRVEAGDFFDDADLEQEEARFNLQTLRTTDSLYIAVQNPRKLPYWYFVYRGDKLVARGEGKEESYTFRQKANGAKPYFVAVHYVWAGAVHKKEEALPLRRHQLTIDLQTPQVVYPGQEASLKIAVTDTNGNPVEKVDLTAYAITSKFKEPNTPDLPSWDKYKPQKPVRRVTADEESLSGKKPLDWTYWSQRMGLDSIEYYNFLYPKAGFFTEHAFNADSITQVSPFVVDSGRVVPVHVIYLDEVPVYFSKTDALNAYAFAADSGYHTLELRTADKLITLDSLYLQHQKRLVVSADITAASNKFAHPANKLALTSEEQRKLFRYLFFVEKAYDEPTSYLKQGNKIQLLESIPRQSYFQRGEERLLVGPFSPDWMQYVRLNSFRTNFMMEPGYSYHFEPSLLKMREQPFPLHLGALPYWNKSDHSAVLLHQQVLTEHKISEAWEAAQRQYYLNKVYEKNRRHEIAAGMGRIGWQLGDEIKQRVNLVFLHTNGRPDSLQVYAPENSVLYNLKPDKYNLTLAFTNGDFVATVVNVKPNGQVQLYFGAADVKQASTESEYLRQLVETKIDSLRKTAKQTARELQQQLQTANATTYTYTNGLEQFTHAVSGVVTDKESGEPLPGVTVVVEGSNVGTTTDERGYYKLYAPAQGTLSFRFIGYTTLEEKIQRQSRINAMLELDFQQLQEVVVTGYGVQQHKYTVANTVATALQGTAAGVQIRSVSSISMKAEDAKPLIIVDGVPYSGSQGDIAGITSTKVLKGEEATALYGAVARAGVIIITTDKGKLMADFPLGANLDQPTQANSIRNNFSDYAIWQSRLVTNKQGEVSFTAKFPDDITSWNTFVLAMDHRRNSGIYSTNIKSFKAMMATLHLPRFLVEGDKAYVVGKALNYLPDSAVVTTTFEVGGKKAKEATRTLTRSLTDTVLITAPALAPDSVEVLYSLQKQGGMADGEKRYLSIFPKGVEETVGQFLPLYADTSFTLNFDPALGPVTLRTQSDLLQVMLDEIDHLHKYEYWCSEQAASKLMALLLEQRIRKQLGQEFEHERMVKKLVRHLEKTQLHNGAWTWWEQGPAYAWITSHASQALLMAKQEGYNPNYKEEELKDYLVYVLEGNHTFEKITALETLHQLKAEVDYPRYLKELSKQKHLNLEERLRLILLQQQHDLPVQLDTLQKYKQQTMLGGLYWGDKKWSLFNNNISNTLLAYKILRNLGNYERELAQIRAYLLSERGTGHWRNTYESARVLETLLPDLLQESAEKPTLAANKLAFAGAIAFEAKNYRADTTFVASQPLTVKKQGNLPVYLTAFQTIWNSEPKAADKDFVVKTSLKGIKEGAPLKAGAPMEMLVEVEVRADAEYVMVEVPIPASCSYGEKTGRGAYEEHREYRRSKVSIFCGKLPKGKHQYTIKLLPRYNGTFTINPAKAELMYFPTFYGRTGLKQVKVE, from the coding sequence ATGACAAAACTACTTATACTTGCTCTCGTGCTGCTGCTTTGCTCCTTCTGCTGTGCCGCCCAAACCAAAGTAGAACGCTTCCGCACCGGCAGTCCCTATACATACATTTTCAGGATTTCTGACAAAGAGGCGAAAGCCATGTACGACTTAAGTACAGCGGTGGTAGGCCCGTCATACTTCCATACTCCCGTAGACTCGTTTACGACTAACACCTATTACGGTAAGCAGCTGCCTTACGGCCACTACCTGTACGTGCACAGCAGCGAGGCAGATTTAGTTTACAGCCTGCAGACGGTTGCCCAGGTGGCAGTGAAGCTTCTACAGGTTAAACCGGCTTTGGCCATCCTGGTGCACGACAGCCTCGGAAATACCATAACCGATGCAGAAGTGCAGGTAAATTGCAAAAAAGCGGACTTCGACGAGAAGACAAAAACTTACCGCCTCCGGCATAACCCTAAGGAGGGGCTTGTAACGGTAAAATGGAAAGGGGTGTTGCTCTACCAAACGTTCGAGCAAGAGGAGGGTTACTACAAGCGCAGCTTTATCAGCAAGATGACGCACTTTGCGCCTATCTACTATTTCTGGCGGCCCTTCTACGATGCTTACAAGTCGGTTCGGTGGCAGCAGCCGCAGGGTTGGGTCAGGCGGGTGTTCGCTGTGTTCGATGCCCAGTACAGTAGGTCGAGAAACGCAGGGAACTACAGGGGCTACCTGGTCACGAATAAACCCATGTACCAGCCTGGTGACACAGTAAAGTATAAGGCCTTTGTGGTAGATAAAAACGGAAAGCCGGTACACGGAAAGGCGCAGCTGAAACTGTATGGCTACAACGTCCCCGCCAAAAAGATAACCGAGGTGGCACCATATAAAGAGGGTGCTTACGAGGGATATTTTATACTTCACGACAGCCTGAAGCTTAGCCTGGACCGGCAGTATAGCATCAGCCTACACAAAATCGGAAAGCATGAGGAGGAGTATCTTAGCGGTTCATTCAGGTACGAGGATTATGAGCTAAATGAAAATGAGTATACCCTGGCCCTGGAGCGGGAAGAACACCAGACCGGGCAGGAAAACAGGGTAAAAGTGCGCGGCACCAACGCCAACGGCATGAACCTCCTGGACACCAGGGTAGAACTGGTTGTGACCACGGCCCTGGTGCTACAAAGCAAACAGCCTCAGGTGTTTGTGCCGGACACGCTTTGGAGACACCGGCAGCCGCTGGACGCAGTAGGGGAAACCAATATTTTACTACCAGACAGCATCTTCCCGAAAGCAAGTATAAACTATCAGGTGCAGGCCTCTTTTCTAAACAGCAGCAACGAGCGCACGCAAAAATCTCAGCACGCCAGGTACAATCACACGAGCGGGAGCCTGAAGATAACATTGCTGCAGGACAGCTTGCTGGTGCAGTACCTGGAGGGCAGCAGCTCAAAGCATAAAGAAGCAACACTGACGGCCAACAACGCAGACTATGATGCCATTACAACTGAGAAGCTGACGTTGCCGTCGCGCGTGCCGCTGAACCCCTACGCCAGCGGTTACAGGGTGGAGGCAGGAGATTTCTTTGATGATGCCGATCTGGAGCAGGAAGAGGCCCGGTTCAACCTTCAAACTCTCCGGACTACCGACTCGCTTTATATAGCCGTGCAAAACCCGCGAAAGCTTCCGTATTGGTACTTTGTGTACCGTGGTGATAAACTAGTGGCGCGCGGCGAAGGCAAGGAAGAAAGCTATACGTTCAGGCAAAAGGCAAATGGCGCCAAGCCATATTTTGTAGCGGTGCATTATGTTTGGGCCGGTGCGGTGCATAAAAAAGAGGAAGCATTGCCCCTGCGCAGGCATCAGCTTACCATAGACCTGCAAACGCCACAGGTAGTATACCCGGGGCAGGAGGCAAGCCTGAAAATTGCGGTGACGGATACCAATGGAAATCCGGTAGAAAAGGTAGACCTGACGGCCTATGCCATCACCTCTAAGTTTAAGGAGCCAAACACGCCCGACCTGCCTTCGTGGGACAAGTATAAACCCCAGAAACCCGTACGCCGCGTTACGGCAGATGAAGAGAGCCTCAGCGGTAAAAAACCACTCGATTGGACCTACTGGAGCCAACGCATGGGGCTGGACAGCATCGAATACTATAACTTTTTATACCCTAAAGCTGGCTTTTTCACAGAGCATGCTTTTAATGCCGACAGCATCACGCAGGTTTCCCCGTTTGTGGTGGACTCGGGCAGGGTGGTGCCGGTGCATGTGATTTACCTGGACGAAGTGCCGGTATACTTTTCCAAGACTGACGCGTTAAACGCCTATGCCTTTGCAGCCGATAGCGGTTACCATACCCTTGAACTGCGCACTGCTGATAAACTAATCACGCTGGACAGTCTGTACCTGCAGCACCAAAAGCGCCTGGTGGTCAGCGCCGACATCACGGCTGCCTCTAACAAGTTTGCACATCCTGCTAACAAACTTGCCTTAACCTCAGAAGAACAGCGAAAGCTTTTCAGATACCTCTTTTTCGTGGAGAAAGCTTACGATGAACCTACGTCTTACCTAAAGCAGGGCAATAAGATCCAGTTGCTCGAAAGTATTCCCCGGCAAAGTTATTTTCAAAGAGGCGAAGAAAGATTATTGGTCGGGCCCTTCAGCCCGGACTGGATGCAGTATGTGAGGCTAAACAGCTTCAGGACCAATTTCATGATGGAGCCAGGCTATAGCTACCATTTTGAGCCAAGCCTGCTGAAAATGCGGGAGCAGCCTTTTCCCCTGCATTTGGGAGCCTTGCCTTATTGGAACAAGTCTGACCATAGCGCAGTGCTGCTGCACCAACAAGTGCTAACCGAGCACAAAATAAGTGAAGCATGGGAAGCCGCACAGCGCCAGTACTACCTCAACAAGGTGTATGAAAAGAACAGAAGGCATGAAATAGCTGCAGGCATGGGTAGGATAGGCTGGCAACTAGGTGATGAGATAAAGCAACGGGTAAACCTTGTTTTTCTGCATACAAACGGGAGGCCTGACTCGCTGCAGGTATACGCACCCGAAAATAGTGTTTTGTATAACCTGAAGCCCGACAAATATAACTTAACCCTTGCCTTTACAAACGGAGACTTCGTTGCGACAGTCGTAAACGTGAAACCAAACGGGCAAGTGCAGCTGTACTTCGGTGCTGCTGATGTAAAGCAGGCATCCACCGAAAGTGAGTACCTACGGCAACTGGTGGAAACGAAGATAGACTCACTCAGGAAAACGGCGAAACAAACAGCCAGGGAACTTCAGCAACAGCTGCAGACCGCCAACGCCACCACTTATACCTATACCAATGGTTTAGAGCAGTTCACGCACGCTGTTTCAGGCGTGGTTACTGATAAGGAATCGGGGGAGCCGCTGCCCGGTGTTACTGTCGTCGTGGAGGGCTCCAATGTAGGCACCACCACCGACGAGCGAGGGTACTACAAGCTTTATGCACCTGCGCAGGGCACCCTTTCTTTCCGGTTTATCGGCTATACAACGCTGGAAGAAAAAATTCAGCGGCAGTCCAGGATTAATGCTATGTTAGAACTCGACTTTCAGCAGTTGCAGGAGGTGGTCGTGACAGGCTATGGGGTGCAGCAGCACAAGTACACGGTGGCTAATACAGTGGCTACTGCCTTACAGGGAACCGCAGCTGGTGTGCAAATTCGCAGTGTTTCAAGTATAAGTATGAAAGCGGAGGATGCCAAGCCGCTGATTATTGTGGACGGGGTGCCATACAGCGGTTCGCAGGGGGATATTGCAGGCATTACGAGCACGAAAGTATTGAAAGGTGAGGAGGCAACTGCCTTGTACGGAGCGGTTGCCAGAGCCGGTGTCATCATCATCACCACCGACAAAGGCAAGTTAATGGCAGATTTCCCCCTAGGTGCCAACCTGGACCAGCCGACGCAAGCCAACTCTATCCGAAACAACTTCTCTGACTATGCCATCTGGCAGTCCCGCCTGGTGACCAACAAGCAGGGAGAGGTTTCCTTTACGGCAAAATTTCCAGACGACATCACCAGCTGGAACACGTTTGTTCTGGCCATGGACCACCGCAGAAACAGCGGCATCTACTCCACCAACATCAAATCCTTTAAGGCGATGATGGCCACGCTACACCTGCCGCGCTTTTTGGTGGAGGGCGATAAGGCCTATGTGGTGGGCAAGGCGCTCAACTACCTCCCGGACTCAGCCGTCGTGACCACTACGTTTGAAGTAGGAGGCAAAAAAGCGAAAGAAGCGACAAGAACCCTGACAAGAAGCTTAACAGACACCGTTTTGATAACAGCCCCCGCTTTGGCGCCGGACTCCGTGGAGGTGCTGTACAGTCTGCAGAAGCAAGGCGGTATGGCTGACGGTGAAAAGCGTTATCTCAGCATCTTTCCTAAGGGCGTGGAAGAAACCGTCGGCCAGTTCCTGCCGCTTTACGCAGACACCAGCTTTACTCTGAACTTTGACCCTGCGTTGGGGCCGGTAACTCTGCGCACCCAAAGCGATTTGCTGCAGGTGATGCTGGACGAAATTGACCACCTGCACAAGTATGAGTACTGGTGCAGCGAGCAGGCCGCCTCTAAGCTGATGGCCCTGTTGTTGGAGCAGCGTATCCGTAAGCAGCTGGGGCAGGAGTTTGAGCACGAGCGCATGGTGAAGAAGCTGGTGCGGCATCTGGAAAAGACGCAGCTCCATAACGGTGCCTGGACCTGGTGGGAGCAAGGCCCTGCTTATGCCTGGATCACGAGCCATGCCAGCCAGGCGCTGTTGATGGCCAAGCAAGAAGGTTACAATCCAAACTATAAAGAGGAAGAACTGAAAGACTACCTGGTGTATGTACTGGAAGGAAACCATACTTTCGAGAAAATTACGGCCTTGGAAACCCTGCATCAGCTTAAAGCCGAAGTGGACTACCCGCGCTATCTAAAGGAGCTAAGCAAACAGAAGCACCTGAACCTGGAAGAAAGGCTGCGCCTGATCTTGCTACAGCAGCAGCACGACTTGCCGGTGCAGCTGGACACACTGCAGAAGTATAAGCAGCAAACCATGCTGGGCGGCCTGTATTGGGGTGATAAAAAGTGGAGCCTTTTCAATAACAACATCTCTAATACGCTACTGGCATACAAGATTCTGCGTAACCTGGGCAACTACGAGCGCGAGCTGGCGCAAATCAGGGCGTATTTGTTGAGCGAGCGCGGCACAGGCCATTGGCGCAACACCTATGAATCGGCACGTGTGCTCGAAACCCTGCTGCCGGACCTGCTGCAGGAATCTGCAGAAAAGCCAACCCTTGCAGCAAACAAGCTGGCTTTCGCTGGGGCCATTGCGTTTGAGGCAAAGAACTACCGTGCAGATACCACCTTTGTTGCCTCTCAGCCGCTGACAGTGAAAAAGCAAGGGAATCTGCCTGTTTACCTTACTGCCTTCCAAACCATTTGGAACAGCGAACCAAAGGCCGCAGACAAGGATTTTGTGGTAAAGACATCATTAAAAGGTATAAAAGAAGGCGCGCCATTGAAAGCCGGAGCCCCGATGGAAATGCTGGTGGAGGTTGAGGTAAGAGCCGATGCGGAGTATGTGATGGTTGAGGTGCCCATACCAGCCAGCTGTTCTTATGGGGAAAAAACAGGAAGAGGTGCTTACGAAGAGCATCGCGAGTACCGCCGAAGCAAAGTAAGCATCTTCTGTGGCAAGCTACCCAAAGGCAAGCATCAATACACCATCAAGCTGCTGCCGCGCTACAATGGCACTTTTACTATAAATCCTGCCAAGGCAGAGCTCATGTACTTCCCGACCTTCTATGGCAGGACAGGTCTGAAGCAGGTAAAAGTGGAATAG
- a CDS encoding SRPBCC family protein, whose protein sequence is MESTAEKTIITVETTIHAPVEKTWQFWTEPQHITQWNNASDDWHTPKAENDLREGGSFTSRMETKDGSMGFDFAGTYTTVKEHERIEYTMEDGRKVRIMFASNGNVTHVTETFDADNSHPAEMQRAGWQAILDNFKKYVEASGKSKTLHYEITIQAPAEKVYRTMLDKKHYREWAAEFNPTSHYEGSWDKGAKILFLGSDKDGNTGGMVSRIKENIPSKFVSIEHLGIVQHGAEITSGPEVEGWAGALENYTFSETESGTLLSVNTDTNQEFEAYFSETWPKALQKLKAICEAEA, encoded by the coding sequence ATGGAAAGCACAGCAGAAAAAACCATTATCACAGTAGAAACCACCATTCATGCGCCAGTAGAGAAAACATGGCAGTTCTGGACCGAACCTCAACACATCACCCAATGGAATAATGCGTCTGACGACTGGCATACCCCCAAGGCAGAAAATGATCTGCGCGAGGGCGGCAGTTTCACTTCCCGCATGGAAACCAAAGACGGCAGTATGGGGTTTGATTTTGCCGGTACCTACACCACCGTGAAAGAGCACGAGCGCATAGAGTATACCATGGAGGACGGAAGAAAAGTGCGGATAATGTTCGCTTCCAACGGCAACGTAACCCATGTGACGGAAACCTTTGATGCTGATAACAGCCACCCGGCAGAGATGCAGCGGGCGGGTTGGCAGGCCATCCTCGATAATTTCAAAAAATACGTGGAAGCCTCAGGCAAATCGAAAACCCTGCACTACGAAATAACCATCCAGGCTCCTGCCGAAAAAGTTTACCGCACCATGCTGGATAAAAAGCATTATCGCGAATGGGCCGCAGAATTCAACCCCACATCGCATTACGAAGGCTCCTGGGACAAAGGCGCTAAAATCCTGTTCCTGGGATCAGACAAAGACGGGAATACCGGAGGGATGGTGAGCAGGATAAAGGAGAATATCCCCAGCAAATTTGTGAGCATCGAACACCTGGGAATCGTGCAGCACGGTGCCGAAATCACCAGCGGACCAGAAGTAGAAGGCTGGGCAGGCGCTTTGGAGAACTATACCTTTTCTGAGACAGAGAGCGGAACCCTGCTTTCCGTTAACACCGACACGAACCAGGAGTTTGAGGCCTATTTTTCAGAAACCTGGCCCAAAGCCCTGCAGAAACTCAAGGCTATCTGTGAAGCAGAAGCATAA
- a CDS encoding MBL fold metallo-hydrolase, which translates to MASNIQFIRNATAVLNYADKKILMDPMFAEKGRYPGFPGTANSELRNPLAEMPVKPESLLDVDAVLVSHLHPDHWDEVAVQVLPKDIKVLAQNEDDAKVIKSQGFTNVEALGEDANFEGLNFKKTHCQHGTDTAYSIPEVAEVLGKASGFYFNAENEKSIYFLGDTIWIDEVENNLETWQPDVVVVNAGLASFENDGLGAVIMGKDDILKINKMLPNATIIAVHMEAVNHSVLSRKELKDFVKENGIEDKVIIPEDGQLISL; encoded by the coding sequence ATGGCATCAAACATTCAGTTTATCAGAAATGCGACCGCTGTTTTAAACTATGCAGACAAGAAAATATTAATGGACCCTATGTTTGCTGAGAAAGGAAGATACCCTGGGTTTCCAGGTACAGCCAATTCAGAGTTGAGAAACCCTTTGGCTGAAATGCCTGTCAAGCCAGAGAGTCTGCTTGATGTAGATGCCGTTCTGGTATCGCACCTACACCCTGACCATTGGGACGAAGTGGCAGTGCAGGTCCTGCCCAAAGATATAAAGGTTTTGGCGCAGAATGAAGACGATGCGAAGGTTATTAAATCGCAGGGGTTTACCAATGTAGAAGCGTTGGGGGAGGACGCAAACTTTGAAGGGTTGAATTTCAAGAAAACGCATTGCCAACATGGCACAGATACCGCCTATTCCATTCCTGAGGTAGCTGAAGTCCTTGGTAAGGCATCAGGGTTCTATTTCAATGCAGAAAATGAAAAGTCTATCTACTTCCTGGGAGATACGATCTGGATTGACGAGGTAGAGAATAACCTAGAAACTTGGCAGCCGGATGTTGTGGTGGTTAATGCTGGACTTGCAAGCTTTGAGAATGACGGTTTAGGGGCCGTTATCATGGGGAAAGATGACATCCTTAAAATTAATAAGATGCTACCTAACGCTACCATTATAGCTGTTCATATGGAGGCAGTGAACCACAGTGTTCTAAGCAGAAAGGAACTCAAAGACTTTGTAAAGGAAAATGGCATTGAAGACAAGGTGATCATTCCTGAAGACGGACAATTAATCTCACTTTAA
- a CDS encoding VOC family protein — protein sequence MASVSTYLNFTNQTEAAFNFYKSVFGTDFIGNIARFGDIPPSVGMPSIPEADKNLVMNVALPILGGHILMGTDAPESMGFRLRNGNNVYITLHPDSRQETDRLFEALSEGGKVEQELQDMFWGDYYGSCQDKFGVQWMFNCDQK from the coding sequence ATGGCATCAGTAAGCACCTACCTCAATTTCACAAACCAGACCGAAGCAGCCTTTAACTTCTACAAATCCGTGTTCGGCACCGACTTTATCGGAAACATTGCCCGCTTCGGCGACATCCCTCCCTCTGTCGGTATGCCGTCTATACCGGAAGCCGACAAAAACCTGGTAATGAACGTCGCCCTTCCGATCCTGGGCGGGCACATCCTGATGGGCACGGACGCGCCTGAGTCGATGGGTTTCCGGTTAAGGAATGGCAACAATGTGTACATAACCCTGCACCCAGACTCCCGCCAGGAAACCGACCGCTTGTTCGAAGCCCTTTCGGAAGGCGGCAAAGTGGAACAGGAACTGCAGGACATGTTCTGGGGCGACTATTATGGCAGTTGCCAGGACAAATTTGGTGTGCAATGGATGTTTAACTGCGATCAAAAATAA
- a CDS encoding helix-turn-helix domain-containing protein, whose product MEEPERLEKFINSYSSHHSDSKAIVLRLVSQIGNVQQVATLTGVSERTIYDWIGDWNKKRRRACKQAGRRGRSRTQA is encoded by the coding sequence GTGGAAGAACCCGAACGTCTGGAGAAGTTTATCAACAGCTACAGCAGCCATCATTCAGACAGCAAGGCCATCGTGCTTCGGTTAGTTTCCCAAATAGGCAATGTCCAGCAGGTAGCCACTCTTACAGGGGTTAGTGAGCGCACCATCTATGATTGGATAGGTGACTGGAATAAAAAAAGAAGACGGGCTTGTAAACAGGCAGGGAGAAGGGGGAGGAGCAGGACGCAGGCTTGA